The Drosophila bipectinata strain 14024-0381.07 chromosome 2L, DbipHiC1v2, whole genome shotgun sequence genome has a segment encoding these proteins:
- the Pfas gene encoding phosphoribosylformylglycinamidine synthase → MVILRYYDVQAHDAAEEQSVLRRLQAEDSSVVSVRLERCYHLEYNGQAEHSVALDDLLVWLVKHPMSSGQSLTKETVLRSEGPRQLLLEVGPRFNFSTPYSTNCVNIFHNLGYSEVRRMETSNRYLLTFAGDSVARDPSKFFPLLGDRMTQCLYTSENLPKASFDEQLPSRQADWHFVPILEEGPAALERVNKELGLAFTDFDLEYYYELFAKTLGRNPTTVELFDCAQSNSEHSRHWFFRGRMVIDGEEQPKSLIRMIMDTQAHTNPNNTIKFSDNSSAMRGFKYDAIVPSSVVAPGPVSLGRLESDLIFTAETHNMPTAVAPFSGATTGTGGRLRDVQGVGRGGVPIAGTAGYCVGALHIPGYNQPYEPSDCQYPSTFAPPLQVLIEASNGASDYGNKFGEPVISGFALSYGLRNVADPSQRNEFVKPIMFSGGLGTMPATMREKLPPVRGYLLAKIGGPVYRIGVGGGAASSVEVQGSGDAELDFNAVQRGDAEMENKLNRMVRACLELGDKNPILAIHDQGAGGNGNVLKELVEPGFAGALIFSKEFQLGDPTITALELWGAEYQENNAILCKAEDRDVLERICERERCPISFVGVVTGDGKVTLLEEAAPKDLEKALSVSTSGKTAPFSLDLKYVLGDMPKRTYELTREVTPLKDLEFPKDIRLDNALERVLSLVAVGSKRFLTNKVDRCVGGLIAQQQCVGPLQAPLADYALTTVSHFTNAGIATSIGTQPLKGLLDPAAMARMCVAEAISNLVFVKITELADVKCSGNWMWAAKLPGEGAKMYDACKELCSVLEELHIAIDGGKDSLSMAAKVGKETIKSPGTLVISTYAPCPDVRLKVTPDLKGPASGSKTVLLWIHLEDKLRLGGSALAQAYAQQGKESPNLLRTDRLAKAFAVTQTLLGEEVLRAGHDVSDGGLLVCLVEMAIGGLSGLEVDLAVPLAKLKHYDASVEKIGRPELALLFAEECGWVVELLESDLPRVRSMYSDAGVPTYQLGATTGFGLGSRFVVKSGKSTLLDLPVRQLYKQWERTSYELEKLQANEECAQAEYDSLEFRQAPQYKGPANLQAELTLKRSSVPVRVAVLREEGVNSEREMMACLLRANFEVHDVTMSDLLKGSTTLSQYQGLIFPGGFSYADTLGSAKGWAANILHSQSLKSQFEAFKKRQDVFSLGICNGCQLMTLIGFVGNPKTQMGTDPDLALLHNRSQRFECRWSTVRIPPNRSIMLGNMDDQVLGCWVAHGEGRFAFRDESLIETLQSERLVTLQYVNDQGEPTELYPMNPNGSPQGIAGLCSPDGRHLALMPHPERCSSMYQWPYVPPGFEVPASNTESPWQVMFNNAYNWCVTEDK, encoded by the exons ATGGTAATCCTACGGTACTACGACGTGCAGGCCCACGATGCGGCCGAGGAGCAGTCCGTGCTGCGTCGCCTCCAGGCTGAAGACAGCAGTGTGGTCTCGGTTCGTCTGGAGCGGTGCTATCACCTGGAGTATAACGGCCAGGCAGAGCACTCTGTGGCGCTGGACGATCTTCTTGTCTGGCTTGTGAAACATCCCATGAGCAGTGGCCAGAGTCTGACCAAGGAAACCGTCCTCCGCTCGGAGGGTCCTCGTCAACTCCTTCTGGAGGTTGGACCACGTTTCAACTTTTCCACGCCCTACTCCACCAACTGTGTCAACATCTTCCACAACCTGGGTTACTCCGAGGTTCGGCGCATGGAAACCTCCAACCGCTACCTTCTGACCTTCGCTGGGGACTCGGTAGCCCGGGATCCCTCGAAATTTTTCCCTCTCCTGGGTGATCGCATGACGCAGTGCCTCTACACGTCGGAGAACTTGCCAAAGGCTAGTTTCGATGAGCAGCTGCCCTCGCGTCAGGCGGACTGGCACTTTGTTCCTATCCTGGAGGAAGGACCGGCTGCCTTGGAGCGTGTCAACAAGGAACTGGGTCTTGCATTCACTGACTTTGACCTCGAGTACTATTACGAACTCTTCGCCAAGACCCTGGGACGCAACCCCACCACCGTTGAGCTGTTCGACTGCGCTCAGAGCAACAGCGAGCACTCCCGGCATTGGTTCTTCCGTGGCCGCATGGTTATCGACGGGGAGGAGCAGCCCAAATCCCTCATCCGAATGATCATGGACACGCAAGCCCACACGAATCCGAACAACACCATAAAGTTCAGCGACAACAGTAGCGCCATGCGGGGATTCAAGTACGATGCCATAGTGCCGTCCTCCGTGGTGGCTCCTGGTCCAGTAAGTCTGGGTAGATTGGAGTCTGACCTCATCTTCACGGCTGAGACTCATAATATGCCCACTGCAGTGGCGCCATTTAGCGGTGCCACCACCGGTACCGGTGGACGATTGCGTGACGTCCAGGGCGTTGGAAGAGGAGGCGTTCCTATCGCTGGCACAGCAGGTTACTGCGTTGGCGCTCTTCACATTCCAG GTTACAATCAGCCTTATGAACCTTCGGACTGCCAGTACCCTTCGACCTTTGCTCCTCCACTGCAGGTGCTGATCGAGGCCAGCAACGGCGCCTCGGACTACGGCAACAAGTTCGGCGAGCCGGTGATCTCCGGCTTTGCCCTGTCCTACGGCCTTAGAAACGTGGCAGATCCCAGCCAGCGTAACGAATTCGTAAAGCCAATCATGTTCAGCGGCGGTCTGGGTACCATGCCGGCAACCATGCGGGAGAAACTGCCGCCGGTTCGCGGCTACCTCCTTGCCAAGATTGGAGGTCCAGTGTATAGGATTGGTGTAGGCGGCGGTGCTGCCAGTTCCGTGGAAGTCCAAGGCTCTGGAGACGCCGAGCTGGACTTCAATGCAGTACAGCGAGGCGATGCTGAGATGGAAAACAAGCTCAATCGGATGGTACGGGCCTGCCTCGAACTGGGCGATAAGAATCCCATTTTGGCCATTCACGATCAGGGCGCCGGCGGCAATGGAAACGTGCTCAAGGAGCTAGTGGAGCCTGGCTTCGCCGGAGCTTTGATTTTCTCGAAAGAGTTTCAACTGGGTGATCCCACTATCACTGCCCTGGAGCTGTGGGGTGCTGAGTACCAGGAGAACAACGCTATTCTCTGCAAGGCTGAAGATCGAGATGTTCTGGAAAGGATCTGTGAACGCGAACGATGCCCCATCAGCTTTGTGGGAGTGGTAACTGGCGACGGAAAAGTTACCCTTCTGGAGGAGGCTGCACCCAAGGATCTGGAGAAGGCTCTGTCCGTCAGTACCAGCGGGAAAACTGCTCCATTCAGCCTGGATCTGAAGTACGTCTTGGGCGATATGCCAAAAAGAACTTATGAGCTGACCAGAGAGGTGACGCCTCTGAAGGATTTGGAGTTTCCAAAAGACATCCGCTTGGATAATGCCCTGGAGCGCGTTCTAAGCTTGGTGGCTGTGGGCAGTAAACGCTTCCTTACCAACAAGGTGGATCGCTGCGTCGGAGGACTCATCGCGCAGCAACAGTGCGTCGGTCCGCTGCAGGCTCCCTTGGCAGACTACGCCCTGACCACCGTCTCGCATTTTACCAACGCCGGCATCGCCACTTCTATTGGCACTCAGCCGCTGAAGGGTCTTCTTGATCCCGCTGCCATGGCTAGGATGTGCGTGGCGGAGGCGATCAGCAACCTCGTCTTTGTCAAGATCACCGAATTGGCAGACGTCAAGTGCTCCGGCAACTGGATGTGGGCCGCCAAGTTACCGGGGGAGGGAGCTAAGATGTACGATGCGTGCAAGGAGCTCTGCAGCGTCCTGGAGGAGCTGCACATAGCCATCGACGGAGGAAAAGACTCTCTATCCATGGCTGCAAAGGTGGGCAAAGAGACCATCAAGTCCCCGGGTACTCTGGTCATCTCCACATACGCTCCGTGTCCGGACGTGCGACTAAAGGTTACTCCTGACCTAAAAGGACCTGCCTCAGGCTCCAAAACCGTCCTGCTTTGGATTCATTTGGAGGATAAGCTTCGCCTTGGCGGCTCTGCGCTGGCCCAGGCCTACGCTCAGCAGGGCAAGGAGTCACCAAACCTGCTGAGAACCGACCGGCTGGCTAAGGCCTTCGCCGTAACCCAAACCCTGCTGGGAGAAGAGGTGCTCCGGGCCGGCCACGATGTCAGCGACGGAGGTCTTCTCGTTTGCCTCGTGGAGATGGCTATCGGCGGATTAAGTGGTCTCGAAGTGGACTTGGCGGTGCCTCTGGCCAAGCTGAAGCATTACGATGCGTCCGTGGAAAAGATTGGACGCCCTGAGCTGGCGCTCCTCTTTGCCGAGGAATGCGGATGGGTGGTGGAGCTCCTGGAGTCGGATTTGCCACGAGTCAGGTCGATGTACAGCGATGCTGGAGTGCCCACCTACCAGTTGGGTGCGACAACTGGATTTGGACTTGGCTCCCGCTTCGTTGTCAAGTCGGGCAAGTCCACCCTTTTGGACCTTCCCGTTCGTCAGCTGTACAAGCAGTGGGAGCGAACCAGCTATGAGTTGGAGAAATTGCAGGCCAACGAGGAGTGCGCCCAGGCGGAGTATGACAGTCTAGAATTCCGCCAGGCTCCCCAGTACAAGGGACCTGCTAACCTTCAAGCGGAGCTTACCCTCAAGCGGTCCTCGGTGCCCGTTCGCGTGGCCGTACTGCGGGAGGAGGGCGTCAACAGTGAGCGCGAGATGATGGCCTGCCTCCTCAGGGCTAACTTCGAGGTCCACGACGTGACCATGTCCGATCTTTTGAAGG GCTCCACCACACTATCCCAATACCAAGGACTGATCTTTCCCGGAGGCTTCAGCTATGCAGACACCTTGGGATCGGCAAAGGGCTGGGCAGCCAACATCCTCCACAGCCAGAGCCTGAAGAGCCAGTTTGAGGCCTTTAAGAAACGCCAGGACGTTTTCTCCCTCGGCATTTGCAACGGATGCCAACTAATGACCCTGATTGGTTTCGTTGGAAACCCCAAAACCCAAATGGGAACGGATCCTGACTTGGCTTTGCTCCACAATCGCTCCCAGAGATTCGAATGCCGCTGGTCCACTGTTAGAATTCCACCTAACCGCTCGATTATGCTGGGAAACATGGATGACCAGGTCCTGGGCTGTTGGGTGGCCCATGGCGAAGGACGCTTTGCCTTCCGGGACGAGAGCCTCATTGAAACTCTCCAGTCGGAGCGATTGGTCACCTTGCAATATGTAAACGACCAGGGCGAACCTACGGAACTCTACCCCATGAATCCGAATGGTAGTCCTCAGGGTATAGCCGGGCTGTGCTCGCCGGATGGCCGCCACTTGGCTCTCATGCCGCATCCAGAGCGGTGCAGCTCCATGTACCAATGGCCCTATGTGCCTCCCGGCTTTGAGGTTCCCGCCTCGAACACCGAAAGCCCTTGGCAGGTGATGTTCAACAATGCCTACAACTGGTGTGTCACTGAGGATAAGTGA
- the slmo gene encoding protein slowmo translates to MKIWTSEHIFNHPWETVTQAAWRKYPNPMTPSIIGTDVVERRVENGVLHTHRLVQSKWYFPKWTHALIGTAKTCFASERSIVDPERKQMVLKTNNLTFCRNISVDEVLYYEPHPADATKTLLKQEATVTVYGVPLSHYMEDLLTSTISSNAGKGRQGLEWVIGLINTEVQGIARGTDELLHSTRRSIDEVTESARKSMDEISTQAAKAAKAMHIT, encoded by the coding sequence ATGAAAATCTGGACGTCGGAGCACATATTCAACCACCCGTGGGAAACGGTCACGCAGGCTGCGTGGCGCAAGTACCCCAATCCGATGACACCCTCCATCATTGGCACGGACGTGGTCGAACGGCGGGTGGAGAACGGCGTGCTGCATACGCACCGCCTAGTGCAGTCCAAGTGGTACTTCCCCAAGTGGACTCACGCGCTAATCGGAACAGCCAAAACCTGCTTTGCCAGTGAGCGGTCCATCGTGGACCCTGAACGCAAGCAAATGGTTCTAAAGACGAACAATCTCACATTTTGCCGCAACATCAGCGTGGACGAAGTTCTCTATTACGAACCCCATCCAGCGGACGCCACCAAGACGCTGCTGAAGCAGGAAGCTACTGTGACCGTGTACGGCGTTCCGCTGTCACACTATATGGAGGATTTGCTCACCTCCACCATCAGTTCAAATGCGGGCAAGGGCCGGCAGGGCCTTGAATGGGTCATTGGCCTGATCAACACAGAAGTCCAGGGCATAGCCCGGGGGACGGATGAACTCTTACACAGTACACGGCGCTCGATTGACGAGGTCACCGAGAGCGCCCGCAAGAGCATGGATGAGATTAGCACGCAGGCTGCAAAGGCGGCGAAAGCAATGCACATAACGTAG
- the LOC108125423 gene encoding uncharacterized protein: protein MSYLLTEIALEMLGYKFYDTNGTFHLTNFQNNTAHAETNSDEPSLSEFIDQPESSNGEAQMRNGAPKNWELPREQDIQLPNFQKPRRTPAKALAKIMDYESDKIASQIAARLEKAFQRSGATDEAVLREIIEEEKALITDDAAGMRRFREYLEERLQRMDKQPYEKYQRTFGAE, encoded by the coding sequence ATGTCATATTTACTCACAGAAATAGCCCTGGAGATGCTGGGCTACAAGTTCTACGACACCAATGGCACTTTCCACCTAACAAACTTCCAGAACAACACAGCACATGCCGAAACCAATTCCGACGAGCCTTCATTGTCGGAATTCATTGACCAGCCAGAATCTTCAAATGGGGAGGCCCAGATGCGGAACGGCGCCCCCAAAAATTGGGAATTGCCGCGGGAACAAGACATTCAACTACCCAACTTCCAAAAACCGCGTCGAACACCTGCCAAGGCATTGGCCAAAATAATGGATTATGAAAGCGACAAGATTGCCAGTCAAATCGCAGCTCGTCTGGAGAAGGCCTTCCAGCGCTCGGGGGCGACCGATGAGGCGGTACTAAGAGAAATCATTGAGGAGGAGAAGGCGCTCATAACCGACGACGCCGCGGGGATGCGACGATTCCGAGAATATTTGGAGGAACGCCTTCAGCGAATGGACAAGCAGCCCTACGAAAAGTACCAGCGTACCTTTGGGGCAGAGTAA
- the IPIP gene encoding sesquipedalian-1: protein MKINEKNLYVFAKTPPYDMEGFLNKRGEVNKAFQRRYFVLKGNLLFYFESRMDKEPLGLIIVEGCTIELSNEVEHYCFEIAFNGNRTYILSAENQESMEAWMKALTCAGYEYKRIVVAELQRQLLEIEQSKNKMLSHSKVGAQNQMEGSKPMPPPRRNPFNRPAPPLPDMPFSNVHFGSSTARSQQEKTSILNKDANGNGTPHGTPKATRRPPPAHHGTSIFYPEPSDPVTSVLPRVPRRTKCSEQQRKRTLEEFIRIHERFRQELMPDVTDYRERQVQPLIRF, encoded by the exons ATGAAGATTaacgaaaaaaatttgtaCGTGTTCGCCAAGACGCCGCCCTACGACATGGAAG GCTTCCTTAACAAGCGGGGCGAGGTCAACAAGGCCTTTCAGCGGCGCTACTTTGTTCTGAAGGGTAACCTCCTGTTCTATTTCGAGTCGCGGATGGATAAGGAGCCCCTCGGTCTGATCATTGTCGAGGGTTGCACCATTGAATTGTCCAACGAAGTGGAGCACTATTGCTTCGAGATCGCCTTCAACGGCAATCGCACGTACATTCTCTCCGCTGAAAACCAGGAGAGCATGGAGGCGTGGATGAAGGCTCTTACCTGCGCTGGCTACGAGTACAAACGGATTGTCGTGGCTGAGCTCCAGCGACAGCTCCTCGAAATCGAACAGTCCAAAAACA AAATGCTTAGCCACTCAAAAGTTGGCGCTCAAAATCAAATGGAGGGATCCAAACCTATGCCTCCGCCAAGAAGGAATCCCTTCAATAGGCCAGCTCCCCCGTTACCGGATATGCCATTTAGCAATGTACACTTTGGATCCAGCACAGCGAGATCGCAGCAGGAAAAGACCTCCATCCTCAACAAAG ATGCCAACGGAAACGGTACTCCGCATGGTACGCCCAAAGCAACACGGCGCCCTCCGCCTGCCCACCATGGTACCAGCATCTTTTATCCGGAACCAAGTGATCCGGTAACCTCAGTATTACCTCGAGTTCCACGCCGTACCAAATGCTCTGAGCAACAACGAAAGCGGACACTGGAGGAGTTCATCCGGATCCATGAACGCTTCCGGCAGGAACTTATGCCCGATGTGACTGATTATCGAGAGCGCCAAGTCCAGCCCCTTataaggttttaa
- the LOC108125419 gene encoding protein RCC2 homolog, with amino-acid sequence MSAKRKAGGNGAGPNKRRPKKKESDYEDDFSDDSDDDAAQQAAAANQMEVLIPHDDLDPPSKLPEDLLASLEKTPGQLLLAGMVTWDLTGKRDRKNVTKVRPNLYSFHRFTDEKYRYVASGPSAAHTILINMDRKAMGFGRNPSGQLGLSQDIKLVEKPTIIPALEQENVVQAAVGRHHTLFLTDTGTVYACGENKSGQCGVGNTHANIYTPTPINYRGPPIIRIGCGAEFSVILDIKGNLHTFGLPEYGQLGHNTDAKYFVNANKLSFHFETSPKKVVLYIEKSKEGHVTPVDGVQIVDFACGNNHTVAIDSKKRVYSWGFGGFGRLGHAEPKDEMVPRLMKFYDAQGRGGRSVFCGSTFSLVVNELGLLFLFGQNKKTGEANMYPKPVQDLSGWNITDIGCANTSIVISADDTLIAWGASPTFGELGIGEFQKSSTVPKEVPKMDGIKIPQVTMGYSHTALLVDTTHEATKQKYDKLSEYTIDD; translated from the exons ATGTCGGCTAAACGTAAGGCAGGTGGAAATGGAGCCGGACCCAACAAGCGGCGCCCCAAGAAGAAGGAGTCCGACTACGAGGACGACTTCAGTGATGACTCCGATGATGATGCCGCACAGCAGGCTGCCGCCGCTAATCAAATGGAGGTTCTCATCCCCCATGACGACCTTGATCCACCCAGCAAGCTGCCCGAGGACCTTCTGGCTTCTTTGGAAAAGACACCGGGACAGTTGTTGTTGGCTGGAATGGTCACCTGGGACTTGACCGGCAAGCGAGATCgcaaaaacgtcacaaaagtGCGTCCAAATCTATACAGTTTCCATCGGTTCACGGATGAAAAG TATCGTTATGTGGCCAGCGGTCCAAGTGCTGCTCATACCATTCTTATCAATATGGACCGTAAGGCGATGGGCTTTGGACGGAATCCAAGCGGTCAGTTGGGTCTTAGCCAGGACATCAAGCTGGTGGAGAAGCCTACGATCATACCGGCTTTGGAGCAGGAGAACGTGGTGCAGGCGGCCGTCGGGCGACACCACACACTCTTCCTCACCGACACAGGCACCGTGTACGCCTGCGGTGAAAACAAGTCGGGACAATGCGGCGTGGGTAACACTCACGCGAACATCTACACTCCGACTCCAATCAATTACCGTGGCCCACCCATCATTCGGATCGGATGCGGTGCTGAGTTCTCAGTCATCCTGGACATCAAGGGCAATCTTCACACCTTCGGGTTGCCGGAATACGGCCAACTTGGTCACAACACGGATGCCAAGTACTTTGTAAACGCCAACAAACTGTCATTCCACTTCGAGACATCGCCCAAGAAGGTTGTTCTCTACATTGAGAAGAGCAAGGAAGGCCATGTCACGCCCGTAGACGGTGTCCAGATAGTCGACTTTGCCTGCGGAAATAACCATACG GTGGCCATTGACTCCAAGAAGCGGGTATACAGCTGGGGCTTTGGTGGATTTGGGCGCCTTGGCCACGCCGAGCCCAAGGACGAGATGGTGCCGCGTCTCATGAAATTCTACGATGCTCAAGGCCGCGGCGGTCGCAGTGTCTTCTGTGGCTCCACATTCAGTCTGGTTGTCAACGAGCTCGGCCTACTGTTTCTGTTTGGTCAGAATAAGAAGACAGGAGAAGCCAATATGTATCCGAAGCCTGTTCAGGACCTATCCGGGTGGAACATTACCGATATTGGTTGCGCCAATACCTCGATAGTGATTTCGGCCGATGATACACTGATTGCCTGGGGCGCTTCGCCCACATTTGGCGAGTTGGGAATCGGCGAGTTCCAGAAGTCCTCAACGGTGCCCAAGGAGGTGCCAAAGATGGATGGCATTAAGATACCTCAGGTGACCATGGGTTATTCACACACAGCGCTGCTTGTAGACACCACCCATGAGGCTACCAAGCAAAAGTACGACAAGTTGTCCGAATACACTATTGATGATTAA
- the LOC108125505 gene encoding cholecystokinin receptor type A encodes MSSINLQQWWENSYRRQHLDTSHDLDSAELHYSTLDYNQLSTDHDGSPADLDYGNFSIGNPYDLDAANGDPDHAISSLTLLLLAISYGLVVFGGVVGNSTLVLTLCSASSVRLRNPLLLAVCIADLLVTGISAPVTLLNLAMNRRTRSLPLVLCKLIHYIQVMPVAASTISFFMLSLDRYATVKHPRLAQLRQRRYLHVSLALLSWLASATISTPFLFAYKIIAKSVTVKGGSRGANTTPNPVSISCTSDLSANSMFMFIIFHTIAVFVLPGLGVLLNHCGVRRKLCALSLTARAAHGELPLPIPILRRQTHMVIVTGCPNAQQEACGGATTADGTSNGNGNGGGTGGDSMAVSPGDIQLHALQPRMPGMALEPGSYRSSNPISPRAMREIRAHSQRQRIHRSGRGPATPGIPLPQTSTLRSRRHLANMLIASAVIFIACWAPHVFCIFYTNFGYKQHCSQTSVYFSLLLGYFYSAISPVIYWALNHNSLRQSPCAPIIRLRSMQNFLRSRFRTHTAPPPPSSTNEAALGAFNPKLIKLTPKQYRAQASSHYLY; translated from the exons ATGAGCAGCATTAATCTGCAGCAATGGTGGGAGAACTCTTACCGGCGCCAACACTTGGACACCAGTCATGACCTCGACTCCGCGGAGCTTCACTACTCAACGCTCGATTATAACCAGCTCTCCACGGACCACGATGGCTCTCCGGCCGACCTCGACTACGGCAACTTTAGTATAGGCAATCCCTACGATCTGGATGCAGCCAATGGTGACCCCGATCACGCCATCTCCTCGCTGACGCTGCTTCTCCTCGCGATTAGCTATGGCCTGGTGGTCTTTGGCGGCGTCGTCGGCAACTCCACGCTGGTCCTCACCCTGTGCTCGGCCTCGTCGGTTCGTCTGCGGAATCCTCTACTGCTGGCCGTCTGCATAGCCGATCTTCTGGTCACGGGTATCTCTGCTCCCGTCACTCTCCTTAATCTTGCAATGAACCGCAGGACGCGATCGCTGCCACTGGTGCTTTGTAAACTTATACACTATATTCAG GTAATGCCTGTAGCGGCCAGTACCATTTCGTTTTTCATGCTTTCCCTGGACCGCTACGCCACCGTTAAGCATCCCCGCCTGGCGCAACTGCGTCAGCGACGCTACCTCCACGTATCCTTGGCCCTCCTGTCCTGGCTGGCGTCGGCCACCATTAGTACACCGTTTTTGTTCGCCTACAAGATAATCGCCAAGTCGGTGACGGTCAAGGGTGGCAGCCGGGGAGCCAACACCACTCCGAATCCGGTCAGCATCAGTTGCACCTCCGACTTGAGTGCCAACTCCATGTTCATGTTCATCATCTTCCATACGATCGCTGTCTTCGTGCTTCCGGGATTGGGAGTGTTACTCAACCACTGTGGGGTGCGCCGCAAGCTCTGCGCCCTGTCGCTGACGGCTCGGGCGGCCCACGGCGAGCTGCCGCTGCCCATCCCCATCCTGCGCCGCCAGACGCATATGGTAATCGTAACTGGCTGCCCCAATGCTCAGCAGGAGGCTTGCGGAGGCGCCACCACGGCGGACGGAACGTCGAACGGTAATGGTAACGGCGGGGGTACTGGAGGGGATTCCATGGCCGTGAGTCCTGGTGACATCCAACTGCATGCCCTCCAGCCTCGCATGCCGGGAATGGCTCTTGAACCGGGTTCCTATCGCTCCAGCAATCCCATATCACCCAG GGCCATGAGGGAGATTCGGGCCCACTCGCAGCGCCAGCGCATCCATCGCTCGGGGAGGGGTCCTGCCACGCCGGGAATCCCGCTGCCCCAGACCTCGACGCTGCGATCCCGCCGGCATCTGGCCAATATGTTAATCGCATCCGCCGTAATCTTCATTGCCTGCTGGGCGCCGCATGTCTTCTGTATCTTCTACACGAATTTCGGCTACAAACAGCACTGCAGCCAGACCTCTGTCTACTTCAGCCTTCTGCTTG GCTACTTTTATTCGGCCATTAGTCCGGTGATATACTGGGCGCTAAACCACAACTCGCTTCGACAATCGCCCTGCGCCCCCATCATCCGGCTGCGCTCCATGCAAAATTTTCTAAGGTCGCGCTTCCGGACGCACACAGCCCCGCCGCCACCGTCATCCACCAACGAGGCGGCCCTTGGGGCGTTCAACCCCAAGCTGATCAAGCTGACACCGAAACAGTATAGAGCTCAGGCCTCTTCGCATTATCTCTACTAG
- the LOC108125512 gene encoding uncharacterized protein, which translates to MLFKTVILFLMAFLCVASMGEAKEYQFLPARCKELPGIEKQIGGPLSLCSFPPSYQSPDSEDIQAVINHIKTLKLN; encoded by the exons ATGCTTTTTAAAACAGTGATACTTTTTCTGATGGCATTTCTCTGTGTAGCCTCGATGGGCGAAGCTAAAGA ATACCAATTTTTACCGGCGCGTTGCAAGGAGTTACCAGGAATTGAAAAGCAAATAGGTGGCCCATTGAGTCTTTGCAGTTTTCCACCAAGCTACCAGTCACCAGATTCCGAGGATATACAGGCTGTCATCAATCACATTAAAaccttgaaattaaattaa